gatgcatttgtttttttttttcatagtagTAACAGACGGACGGAGCAGTTGACCCACCGGATGGTAAGTTATGGCAGTTGCGTGAACTTCATAGaaaaaaaatgcactgccttGGTGAAGATCCTGTATTGGAAAAGGAGTCTTCCATTCAGTACATGTTGTACATACACCTACTACccactattaaaattaaaaaagtcaaagaatttttaaaatcggttcagtagatccaataATTACCCCCTACCTAATATTAGTAAACTATAGATTCAACTAGCTACTAATGGGGATGaagactaggtttgaatatattgatttttatgaaacattcgggtaaataaggtcaatgttaactaatttatacataaaaagcaaagattgtctggatatttgcaaaataaataagattataaaatttcaaaatctattaaatttttttttatcgtaagtagatgaaaactcatacagttttagcttccttacattaaatgtgacatttttcaataaatgaactataaacataaacgcacaagtaacaaagatattagtaattttgtttgaatgcccatacaaacctaacgatcagcgagctaacgacgtgccattttgtataaagcgtttttcagggatccgcggcagcgccgcaaatctgaccctttaaatccctgtagctccgaaagtaatgatcgcagataccctgttgcttttacaaaattgctttactattagtatactcttaatttatatacaatttaaatccATCCATCCATGGGCCagtatctttaaaaaataatgtacatacgCGAGTTGAGTATTAAAAAGTTAACAAGAgcctttttctttattttattacgaaTATGATTAATGTGTTTTCACTTAACCAAGATCGTCAAAGTTGAAAGATAGAGAAAGCTGACGGACTACAGGAAGGAAATTAAGTAAACGCATTATGCACAGAGAatcaattaggtaggtacatacctaccgTAGTTATTCAAGTATAATAGTTCCTTATCCAAGGTTTTGCTATctcatacctacctatatacctGGGTACTCGTAACACTCGTTTTTCAAAGAGAGACGAATCACCTTCAATCCAAAGTACGCAGGTACAtacttttcaaattaaaatgtaacaagaacTCTTTCCAAATCCCCAATTCAAACAGATCGGGTTAGTAAAGAAGCTCTCGATTCCATTATTCCAATTTTAtacgtattttatattattactagctgacgccgcgcggtttcacccgcgtggttcccgttccgtaTCGTCATGTGATATTGCACTGACCGAttgactagcactatatcagtcagtgataatcgttcggacCCAGTAGaacaatgcactgctattttcaagaactgacgctgggtcgtacttgtagtaaggcatctcaaaatcgataaagccatactgaagagcaagctgttgttGGATTATTCTGactattttataatgtaaactatttatttctctctcatttatttataagataaataaatagtttacattataaaataagaagagcaagctgttgttGGTTTATTCTGACTATTTTATACTTAGcccattaataaaaaatgagtttacctcgtccccctcaaaaaacgacagacttttttgttggtgaatttgggtgcgaaacaggtccatagtttaaatagtcaaagattttataatgtaaactaTTTATTGTTAATTCTCAGATCGAGTGCCGATGCGAGGAGCGCATAGCGGAAGAGCAGAAGCGATGTCGAGAGGCCATCGCGCGCGTGGAGCGCGACCGGGACGCGCAGCTGGCCGCGCTCACCGACCGGCTCGGGGCCGCCGAGGCTGAGGCGTCGCACCTCAAGCAGGAGGTACTGCCACCGCAGACATTCTCCACATACTGTACTGCCACCGCAGACATTCTTCATATACTGTACTGCCACCGCAGACATTCTCCACATACTGTACTGCCACCGCAGACATTCTCCACATACTGTACTGCCACCGCGGACATTCTCCACATACTGTACTGCCACCGCAGACATTCTCCACATACTGTACTGTCACTTCAGACATTCTCCACATACTGTACTGCCACCGCAGACATTCTCCACATACTGTACTGCCACCGCAGACATTCTCCACATACTGTACTGCCACCGCGGACATTCTCCACATACTGTACTGCCACCGCGGACATTCTCCACATACTGTACTGCCACCGCGGACATTCTCCACATACTGTACTGCCACCGCGGACATTCTCCACATACTGTACTGCCACCGCGGACATTCTCCACATACTGTACTGCCACCGCGGACATTCTCCACATACTGTACTGCCACCGCGGACATTCTCCACATACTGTACTGCCACCGCGGACATTCTCCACATACTGTACTGCCACCGCGGACATTCTCCACATACTGTACTGCCACCGCAGACATTCTCCACATACTGTACTGCCACCGCAGACATTCTCCACATACTGTACTGCCACCGCAGACATTCTCCACATACTGTACTGCCACCGCAGACATTCTCCACATACTGTACTGCCACCGCAGACATTCTCCACATACTGTATTGCCACCGCAGACATTCTCCACATACTGTACTGCCACCGCAGACATTCTCCACATACTGTACTGCCACCGCAGACATTCTCCACATACTGTACTGCCACCGCAGACATTCTCCACATACTGTACTGCCACCGCAGACATTCTCCACATACTGTACTACCACCGCAGACATTCTTCATATACTGTACTGCCACCGCAGACATTCTCCACATACTGTACTGCTACTGCAGACTTTCTCTACATAGTAGCACTGAAAACGGAGGGCATTGGTACTGTCGCACACAGTACACTATAGACGTGCTTGGGATGTCGTATCAGTGCAGGGGACGGCATACGACTGGAGAGCCAATCGAAGCCGAAGAATGCACGTTCGCCCATCATCCCTCTAGCCCTTATCTTATCTAGCCTTCGTCCCTCTACCCTTTATCTTATTTAGCATTCGTCCCTCTACTCCTTATCTTATTTAGCCTTCGTCCCTCTAGTCCTTATCTTATTTAGCCTTCGTCCTTCAAGCTCTTATCTTATATAGCATTCGTCCCTCTAGCCCTTATCTTATTTAGCATTCGTCCCTCTCGTGTCTAGTCCTTATCTTATTTAGTTTTCGTCCCTCTAGCCGCTAGctctcattaaataaataaatatacttaaacaatacacatcgctATCTAGCCCCTaaataagcatacagagtagcttgtgttatgggtactaagatagttgatattataatattcatacactacatataaatacttctataatgtataaataccacgcagacactggaaaaaacatTATACCTTATTTTTGATTTCTGTGCAACAATTGCGCTAAAGATTCGTGCCAACACTTATAGGtaatatactacagcctttctgtATGATTAATGTACCaacaaaacaatttcaaaatgagggtataaattaatGGTCATTTcactcctaataataattataattaacctgatcttaaattaatgaaaataaattttattttataagtaaacaaaccgtatataatttgaaataaataagttataaaatgacatgcgttttctaccttcatttctaatttgtttgttggtaaacagtactcatcaagaaaggctctAGTATAGATACTTACTTGAAAAGGATAAATTTACGCTTTGTCACGATTAGCTATTATTCCAATaggtttacattattttattatgtttttaggTTGGCCGGCTACGAGGCGTAGCAGAGACGTTGCGCGCAAACGCCGACATCGGCACCCGCAGCGCCCGCGAGGCGCAGGAAGCAGCGGGCGAGCTCGCAGCGCAGCTGAGCGCCGCTCGGGAAGCGGAACGCCGCGAGCGGGAAGCGGCCGACAGCGTCCGAGCGCAGCTCGCTTCCGCTCAGCTGGAGCTGCGGACGCTCCgagccgcgccgccgccgccgcccgaccCGCGCCTCGACGAGCTGAGACAAGAGCTGACGTTGCTCCGTACGCAGAACAAATGTAAGTAACACATGTTCAAGCACAGCTTGCTTCCGCTTATTTCGAGCTAAGGACGCTCAGTGCAGTTCCTCGACGAGCTGAGACGTGACGTTGCTTCGTACGTAGAATCTCGAGATAAGAACGCTCAGAGCCGCGTCTTGATGAGCTGAGTCAACAGCTGATGTTGCTTCGTAAGCAAAACAAAGGTACATATCGTAATTGAGTAACAAATGCAAATGCAATGCTCACTTGCAAAATCAGTTCTTAGCGTAAGCTACCAACTATAACTTACCTCCctataaacaaacaaagttgATGTTGTGAAAGTGATTGTGAACTTAGCCTATTTGAATTaaacgaattttaatttttaggaaCTCtcctaaaaatcaaaattcgtttaattCAAGTAGGCACAATGAAGGCACTCAGAAATTGAAATTCAGTAACTTTAACTCATTAATAGATAGTACCCACTAAATACATTAACTCTGTTCTTTAATAAACTATTGCATATTTCAGCTCTAACAGAAGCTCAAGAGGAGCTTCAAGCTCAAATCCTAACCCGCGGCGTAGAAGAAGGACGCAGCTTGCTCGACGGAGTAAGCGGACCGCTGGTGGCCACTAACTCCCTAGCGCACGAACTCTCGCAAATGAGCGATCACGAGGTAAATATTCCATATCAAACCATAAacaagtagtagtagtatatcGCTTAATACAGCCTTTAAAAGATCATTCATGGGGAAAACTGATCATACTTTtgtgaaagataaaaaaaaatgatgcttTTGAGTTTATCACATCCGATGCGGTATATGCAGTATACAAATTTTAACGTTCAAAAATCTTGTCCCTTGAAGATGAATACATAGTATCTTATTagtcaaaaaaaaactaattgggtgtaagtaaataagtaggtaattaatgtAAGTAATGAGACCTGGGTAAAGCAAATAcgataaaaatgaataaaaaataaatataacaaaattatcttaCCCCCAATAAGTTTGAGATAATCTAGCATTTTGAATGATTTTCATTTCAACACTAATACAAGCGATTtccattaattttctttatcattcCCATTTCACGAAAGTCTCTTATCtcattatttaaatgataatttaataatgttttgttttcattatcATATCTCACGTTTTTAAAACAGCTTTgctgtgttaaaattaatatgtgAACCATGTCAACAATACTTTACATCGCTTTGCTTATCGGGGGGTGTAAAAAACAAGGACTATTTTCTGTAAGCTAAAAGGTGAAATGAAATCCaatttgtatggaaatgacatttcgATGATAGATTTGCACATCGTTAATATCATTCCATGCAAAAGGAAACTTTATTCACTATTACGTTTAGAGAAGATAGAGTTATAAAGCCTATTACCCATAAGATAGACATTTCGCGAGCACATttcagtattaattaattagtaaatcATTAACTAAATCTGAATAAATTCTGTATTGCCCATACCTGCCACTTCAAGATATTAAATGACGGGTATACATTTTTAACACTGCATGTGACCAATCACAGAATGTGAATAAtggattaataataaaaaaaccttaacTGTAATAAATAGATTAAAGTTTGGGTACTAATGTCCGTTGCGATGACGTAACTTTTGTAGCGTTGACGTAGCGTTCGCGACGTTGACGTAACGTTCGTAGCGTTGATGTAGCGTCCGCGGCGTCGACGTAGCAATCGCGGCGTTGACGTAGCAATCGCGGCGTTGACGTAGCAATTAGTGCGTTGACGCAGCATTTGTGGCGTTAAATTTAGCATTTGATGGAAggatttaattaaatctaagaCTCTGAAGTCTCTTAAATCTCTAATACAATATTGATGCTCGCGAGGTGTATAATCTCATAATAAGGGCAATTAAGGGCAAGCCATATGATGTATGATTTGCGAagctacataatttatttaatatgcgTTTTTGCAGCTCGATGGTAGCACACACACAGATCACAGCATAGAGTTGGAAAAGGTACGCCGTTTACACTTAATGTGTGTGCATGTCATGTACCTAGCCTAActgcatgattttttttaattcatcattacTAGAAGTAGAATGTACGGGAAACGCATGCAATTCTTTGATTTCATTTGCCTCGGCTGCCTTGCTTTCGCCATATCAAAAACGGGTGTTATTATATACTATGGGAGTGTCGATTCAAAGCGCAATAGTTTTAgtattcattaaattaatattgtttttagtaCCTTTTTcactttatgatattttattttacgttttgaACAAGCAAGATCCTGTCATACACACGTTTTATTTCTCGCACGACACCCTTTTGTCCTTTCTGTTAAAATACCTAAAATGGTCAAATTACCGTAAAGGTCAGCTTACATGCCCCtggtttaaattttcattctaACGTACAAGCCATATACaaatatgttgattttttttaatatatttaattataaataggcAAACAAGTatagtttttttgaaaatttagacCAAGGACACACATACCCTGATTTATTTTATAGCCTAAccagaataataaaaaacctagATTGAGGGTGACACACACTTTTTGGTATGTGTCTATGCATAAAAatactagtaaaatatattatttatttttttccggttttttattattttgtcagggctataaattactttacaaaaattctgtttaaaaaaaaaaattgttatttcttTTGCAGTTACAAAAGGCTCTAAAAGAACAACAGGACGTGAACGTTCAATTGCGGGACTACATCGACGGCATACTCCTGTCCATCGTCGAGAACTACCCACAACTGCTCGAAGTCAAACATCAGAAACCAAACTTGAAGTCATAacacttgtaaaaaatatagaacaaattatgttaattttataagcTATGGCCCATTAGTTCATGTGtcttaatattcatacaccaaTTTTATAATgtcgtacattttttttaatttaacgacaAAAGAATATGAAAATCACTGAATTCTTTTGACACTTAATGGTTTTCATAGAAAATATTCTACGAAGTATATTTTGTACCACTCAATGAAGTTGCAATGTAAAACGTACTAATGCAAAACAGGTTCAGTGTAAGATGGTAACAACCCATACCCCCAACTGGGACTACCTCGTGGCTTCGTACCGATACGATAAATCTCTTGACGAAACGGAAATAAGCCGTGCCAAATATAAAGAGTTccatttaaaacaaatacaaaattgcaCATATGAAGCATTAAGTTCCTGGACCTAAAAAATGGCCTAATGTAACCCAGGCCTAATGTtgatacaaatgaaaaaaataatagaagacgttcaaaatttttataatattccattatattttcttgtatattttgttatcatttttatttcaaatcggaTATTAACACTGTGATAAaagtagttaaaataaaaaaatatattatatgtaatgtatatttcGGTAATTTCAAATTCGTTGtgtagtaatttaataaattctaattaattaaaattacagaaaaaaatacataggtatatacctacaacTAGGTTAAAATCAACAACTACCCACAACGAtgtttataaatgcaaatattatctacaattctaataaattctataatctacaaaataatgttattgatattaattaattatgaaatgtatacgttaataa
The DNA window shown above is from Bicyclus anynana chromosome 15, ilBicAnyn1.1, whole genome shotgun sequence and carries:
- the LOC112054155 gene encoding rab11 family-interacting protein 4A isoform X3, translated to MMAPSVFQRNKSPRSSPGNMPRKLQNGTEASQSTPTADSSPGNSISDAENFECYGEADGDAPGSNALENGSRSPGNQLNRHSWTRTSLRRTPPSHQENLPYRRWGSMRHSGKRQIGSNVLASQLYRSSSFNSSGCGSGGEPADDMYSDVSLEEDVQGLNYKVQLLQQQVTSLADTQSTADERYARAKADNAVLQARVHMLDEQIREIECRCEERIAEEQKRCREAIARVERDRDAQLAALTDRLGAAEAEASHLKQEVGRLRGVAETLRANADIGTRSAREAQEAAGELAAQLSAAREAERREREAADSVRAQLASAQLELRTLRAAPPPPPDPRLDELRQELTLLRTQNKSLTEAQEELQAQILTRGVEEGRSLLDGVSGPLVATNSLAHELSQMSDHELDGSTHTDHSIELEKLQKALKEQQDVNVQLRDYIDGILLSIVENYPQLLEVKHQKPNLKS